In one Zobellia galactanivorans genomic region, the following are encoded:
- a CDS encoding sugar phosphate isomerase/epimerase family protein: MTNNLHLHRFTITSALFFFLMGSCPLFSQMPIPKQSERLEQYLGFWVSSVDPKTDSIAPLPSIKMNNYPKIDHSTMSVDVFQRDGKTYKHTLIELIGYDTKTDSVFALGKSAQGEMFLGKGGFTSKKHWVMKDRDFTGRETMTVTFDFKHQTDVYVKGTDPQNEVLWETRYIKKNPKDKNIGIQLVSVHNKMLEDPKQTLKYLDRMGYSYIETFVYKDRSFYGLSPLDFKKLVEENNLKFTGSMTFYDLPTKDDKAWKKAMKWWKECIDDHKQAGVEYLTISNNQIKEITTLDELKRYCAYYDAIGKLCKERGIQFAYHNHSDEFKTIEKQVVYDYFIEHTDPEYVHFQADLYWMHFSDVDPIDYFKKYDDRFISWHVKDYEELGQSGKMDFEEYFKYSKTAGLKYVVAEVEAFNYPVWYSINAAWNYLYFNIL; encoded by the coding sequence ATGACCAACAATTTGCATTTACATCGTTTCACTATTACGTCCGCGCTATTCTTTTTTCTAATGGGAAGCTGTCCCCTTTTTTCCCAAATGCCCATCCCGAAACAATCGGAAAGATTGGAACAGTATTTAGGCTTTTGGGTAAGTTCGGTCGACCCGAAAACGGACAGTATCGCCCCCTTGCCAAGTATCAAAATGAACAACTATCCTAAAATAGATCATTCCACAATGTCGGTAGATGTATTTCAAAGGGATGGGAAAACCTACAAACACACCTTAATAGAACTTATCGGATACGACACCAAGACCGATTCCGTTTTTGCATTGGGGAAAAGCGCCCAAGGTGAAATGTTTCTGGGGAAAGGCGGATTTACAAGTAAAAAGCATTGGGTAATGAAAGACCGCGACTTTACAGGCCGAGAAACCATGACGGTCACTTTTGATTTTAAGCACCAGACCGATGTTTATGTAAAGGGGACCGACCCACAAAACGAGGTGCTTTGGGAAACCCGCTATATCAAGAAAAACCCTAAGGACAAAAACATAGGTATCCAGCTCGTATCGGTACACAATAAAATGCTGGAGGATCCTAAGCAAACCTTGAAGTATTTGGATAGGATGGGCTATAGCTATATTGAGACCTTTGTCTATAAAGACCGCTCGTTTTATGGACTGTCCCCCTTAGACTTTAAAAAATTGGTAGAAGAAAACAATTTGAAGTTTACGGGATCTATGACGTTTTACGACCTGCCTACGAAGGACGATAAAGCGTGGAAAAAAGCCATGAAATGGTGGAAGGAATGCATCGATGACCACAAACAGGCCGGTGTTGAATACCTCACCATATCGAACAATCAAATCAAGGAAATCACCACCCTTGACGAACTCAAGCGCTATTGTGCCTACTATGATGCCATTGGGAAACTTTGTAAGGAAAGGGGAATTCAATTCGCCTACCACAATCACTCCGATGAGTTTAAAACCATAGAGAAGCAGGTGGTCTATGACTACTTCATAGAGCATACCGACCCCGAATATGTTCATTTTCAAGCCGACCTATACTGGATGCATTTTTCGGATGTCGACCCAATCGACTACTTTAAAAAATACGACGACCGCTTTATAAGCTGGCATGTAAAAGATTACGAAGAATTGGGCCAAAGCGGGAAAATGGATTTTGAGGAATATTTTAAATATTCGAAAACCGCTGGCCTAAAATATGTTGTGGCCGAAGTGGAAGCCTTTAATTATCCCGTGTGGTACAGCATCAATGCCGCTTGGAACTATTTATACTTTAACATCTTATAA
- a CDS encoding endo-1,4-beta-xylanase, whose translation MKKIKKYLLLPLIIFGLGCSSDKEGFNDDVAGDEIPEAKVEASFDYTISEEDPYAILLDNATESEREYTAVWDFGKGGEKVADKAGLEEVRYTETGEYTITLEVSNAAGTSIAKKTIKVDQRYGVCPTSGCEDLSDKGLKDGTDTFSVGVITQSYRINEGGSHTQVLKKEFNSLTAEYEMKMNIMYPSQDSYDFSAGDAIVDFAVANDMYVHGHALIWHEASPDWVENFTGSDAEFEKMVEDYITTTMTRYKGKVRSWDVVNEAVDESAGNPLRNSVFRQRMGDDYVKKCFQFARNADPEAILFYNDFNIAASSGKRAAIFDLVDDLGDLIDGLGAQMHISIDNPSAEDIQAVVDGAVSRGLKLHFSELDIRTNLENDKNLSSLSAEKAARQKAKFKEVVNIYNAVPPENKFGITVWGLRDNESWLVDYYGVPEWPLLFDGNYNKKQAYDGFLEGLQ comes from the coding sequence ATGAAAAAAATTAAGAAATACTTACTGCTGCCCCTTATCATCTTTGGTTTAGGCTGCTCTTCCGATAAGGAAGGGTTCAATGACGATGTTGCGGGCGATGAAATTCCGGAGGCCAAGGTAGAAGCTTCCTTCGACTATACGATTTCCGAGGAAGATCCTTATGCCATTTTATTGGACAATGCCACGGAATCGGAGCGTGAGTATACCGCGGTTTGGGATTTTGGAAAGGGAGGCGAGAAAGTTGCGGACAAAGCGGGGCTCGAAGAAGTGCGTTACACGGAAACCGGCGAATACACGATTACACTTGAGGTAAGCAATGCGGCCGGGACTTCAATCGCCAAAAAAACGATAAAGGTAGACCAGCGGTATGGTGTCTGCCCTACCAGTGGTTGCGAGGACCTATCGGACAAGGGGCTAAAGGATGGGACGGATACCTTTAGCGTTGGGGTAATAACCCAATCGTACCGAATTAACGAAGGAGGGAGCCACACTCAAGTATTGAAAAAGGAATTCAATAGTTTGACAGCGGAGTACGAGATGAAGATGAACATCATGTATCCCTCACAAGACAGCTATGATTTTAGTGCGGGCGATGCCATTGTTGATTTTGCAGTGGCAAATGATATGTACGTTCATGGTCACGCCTTAATTTGGCATGAAGCCTCTCCCGATTGGGTAGAGAATTTTACGGGTAGCGATGCTGAATTCGAAAAGATGGTAGAAGACTATATTACCACGACCATGACGCGATACAAGGGTAAGGTACGGTCTTGGGATGTCGTTAATGAAGCCGTGGACGAAAGTGCGGGCAATCCCTTAAGAAACTCGGTTTTTAGGCAAAGAATGGGGGACGACTATGTCAAAAAGTGTTTTCAGTTTGCCCGTAATGCCGACCCCGAGGCTATTTTGTTCTACAATGATTTCAATATAGCGGCCAGTTCCGGCAAGAGGGCGGCCATATTTGATTTGGTGGATGACTTGGGAGATCTGATCGACGGTCTCGGGGCGCAAATGCACATTTCAATCGATAATCCTTCGGCCGAGGATATTCAAGCCGTGGTCGATGGGGCCGTTTCAAGAGGATTGAAGCTGCACTTTTCGGAACTCGACATTCGCACCAACTTGGAGAACGACAAGAACCTATCTTCGCTATCCGCGGAAAAGGCCGCACGCCAAAAGGCCAAATTCAAGGAAGTGGTAAACATATACAATGCGGTTCCCCCTGAAAATAAATTTGGGATTACCGTATGGGGCCTTCGCGACAATGAGTCTTGGTTGGTCGATTACTACGGTGTACCGGAATGGCCTTTGCTCTTCGATGGGAATTATAATAAAAAACAGGCCTATGATGGCTTTTTAGAGGGATTGCAATAA
- a CDS encoding endo-1,4-beta-xylanase, which produces MLKTRGIKLRTIRLLGLLLLMSMGCKEKESSENTSLDIKSDTKEIPLKTAFKDQFKMGSAINGAVVSGKDATSLQIVTQEFNTITPENCMKAESVSPARNVYNFEEADAFVAFGQEHNMFIVGHTLIWHNQTPDWFFTNENGAPNSPEEQKEQLRKHIEAVAGRYAGKVHAWDVLNEVMDNDGSYRPTNWIQYIGDGDEMVKLAFKYASEYAPDTELYYNDFNAWRPEKRDGIVRMVKMLQEEGIRIDGIGIQGHWGLNFPKNDYIQQAIDAYAALGVKVMITELDVDVLPLTKEGQIIGTSMMEPQFQLEEFESFLDPYKEGLPDSVSVELAARYKELFEIFLKNRDKIDRVTLWGVHDGLSWKNGYPIPNRTNYPLLYDRDKKPKLAKEAILETVK; this is translated from the coding sequence ATGCTAAAAACAAGAGGTATTAAGCTAAGGACCATTCGGCTGCTAGGTCTTCTGTTGCTGATGTCAATGGGCTGCAAGGAAAAGGAAAGTAGTGAAAACACGAGCTTGGATATAAAGTCCGATACCAAGGAAATCCCCCTAAAAACAGCCTTTAAGGACCAATTTAAGATGGGGTCCGCCATAAACGGGGCGGTGGTTTCGGGGAAGGATGCGACCTCGCTACAAATCGTAACCCAAGAGTTCAATACGATTACGCCCGAGAATTGTATGAAGGCGGAATCCGTGAGCCCGGCACGCAATGTGTATAATTTTGAGGAAGCGGATGCGTTTGTGGCCTTTGGTCAGGAACACAACATGTTTATCGTAGGCCATACCTTGATCTGGCATAACCAGACTCCCGATTGGTTTTTTACCAATGAAAATGGAGCGCCGAATTCGCCCGAGGAGCAAAAGGAGCAGCTCCGAAAGCACATCGAAGCCGTAGCCGGAAGATATGCGGGAAAAGTGCATGCCTGGGATGTGCTCAATGAGGTTATGGACAATGATGGCTCTTATAGGCCCACGAACTGGATACAATATATAGGCGATGGGGATGAAATGGTAAAATTGGCCTTTAAGTACGCCAGTGAATACGCCCCTGACACCGAACTTTATTACAACGATTTTAATGCATGGCGACCCGAGAAGAGAGACGGGATCGTACGTATGGTAAAGATGTTGCAGGAGGAAGGTATCCGAATAGACGGAATAGGTATTCAAGGCCATTGGGGACTCAACTTTCCCAAGAACGATTACATTCAACAAGCCATAGACGCCTATGCCGCCCTGGGGGTGAAGGTGATGATAACCGAGTTGGATGTAGACGTGCTTCCCTTGACCAAGGAAGGCCAGATCATTGGCACAAGTATGATGGAACCCCAATTTCAGTTAGAGGAGTTTGAATCCTTCCTAGACCCCTATAAAGAAGGGCTTCCGGATTCGGTTTCGGTGGAATTGGCCGCCCGTTACAAGGAGCTTTTTGAGATCTTCCTAAAGAACCGCGATAAAATCGATAGGGTTACCCTTTGGGGCGTACATGACGGATTGTCTTGGAAGAATGGCTATCCCATCCCCAATAGAACCAATTATCCCCTTTTGTATGACCGGGACAAAAAACCAAAATTGGCCAAAGAGGCCATTTTAGAAACCGTAAAATAA
- a CDS encoding SMP-30/gluconolactonase/LRE family protein: protein MGSKRITLIALFFVCIVQAQAEVEFPVEVGMKPESITKGFNDNYYVTVMNAKEPGDGEVVEISKKGVKVFAKGFDEPKGIVYLNGELYFSDVTRIWKLDEKGQARIFVDKSDFPETVLYLNDVSLDAQGKGILVADMGATQYMRDPENNLWPLDSEEAKKVPKLGRIYHISSEGLITIKQDTSPLMPNPNGVGVDKDGNLMVGAFFKGNFLITENGALRPLKGEYRGADAVEQDRKGNYYVSSWVSGKVWKIDPKTEASTVLIEGLESAADFYLEEDRGRLLVPDMMAGKIYAVPLKN, encoded by the coding sequence ATGGGAAGCAAAAGAATCACCTTAATCGCCTTATTCTTCGTTTGTATAGTTCAGGCACAAGCCGAAGTGGAATTTCCAGTTGAAGTGGGCATGAAACCGGAGAGCATTACCAAGGGCTTTAACGACAACTATTACGTAACCGTAATGAACGCAAAAGAACCCGGGGATGGCGAAGTGGTAGAGATTTCCAAGAAGGGTGTAAAGGTGTTTGCCAAGGGTTTTGATGAACCCAAGGGAATCGTCTACCTAAACGGGGAGCTGTACTTCTCCGATGTGACCCGTATCTGGAAGCTTGATGAAAAAGGCCAAGCCCGTATTTTTGTAGATAAAAGCGACTTTCCCGAAACCGTCCTCTATTTGAACGATGTTTCCCTAGATGCTCAGGGAAAGGGAATCTTGGTAGCCGATATGGGGGCGACCCAATACATGCGCGACCCCGAAAATAACTTATGGCCCCTAGATAGTGAGGAAGCCAAGAAAGTCCCAAAACTTGGGCGTATCTACCATATAAGTTCAGAAGGGCTCATTACCATAAAACAAGATACTTCCCCACTTATGCCAAACCCCAATGGCGTGGGGGTTGACAAGGATGGAAACCTTATGGTAGGTGCTTTTTTCAAGGGAAATTTCCTGATTACCGAAAATGGCGCGCTTCGTCCGCTTAAAGGTGAATATAGAGGGGCCGATGCCGTAGAGCAAGATCGTAAGGGCAACTACTACGTTAGCAGTTGGGTTTCTGGAAAAGTTTGGAAAATAGACCCTAAGACCGAAGCCTCTACCGTACTGATCGAAGGATTGGAATCGGCTGCGGATTTTTATCTGGAGGAAGATAGGGGAAGGTTGTTGGTGCCCGATATGATGGCCGGAAAAATATATGCGGTTCCGCTTAAAAATTAG
- the trpB gene encoding tryptophan synthase subunit beta, with amino-acid sequence MSSYFKKYPNDQGFFEDYGGAFIPPALEVEMKKITDAYQTISKSHNFIEELRSIRKHYQGRPTPVYYCSRLSKKYGGRIYLKREDLNHSGAHKLNHCMGEALLAKHLGKKKLIAETGAGQHGVALATAAAYFGLECEIHMGEVDIKKQHPNVVRMKILGAEVVPATHGLKTLKEAVDSAFEAYLKDPENTIYCIGSVVGPHPFPMMVRDFQRVVGIEAREQFMDMTGELPDHVVACVGGGSNAIGIFSAFLEDDDCKLHGVEPGGRSLEMGEHAATMTFGTPNIIHGFKCYTLQDENGDPAPVYSVASGLDYPGVGPEHSMLKDMGAVNYDIINDKETIDAFYELSRLEGIIPALESSHAVAYGIKLAQEHPQKSILINLSGRGDKDIDYVVDTYGLPE; translated from the coding sequence ATGAGCAGTTACTTTAAAAAATACCCGAATGACCAAGGGTTTTTCGAAGATTACGGTGGGGCCTTTATACCACCGGCCCTAGAGGTCGAAATGAAAAAAATAACGGATGCCTATCAGACCATTAGCAAATCGCACAACTTTATAGAGGAGTTGCGTAGCATCCGTAAACATTACCAGGGACGCCCTACCCCGGTCTACTATTGTTCCCGTTTGTCCAAAAAATACGGGGGACGGATTTATTTAAAACGGGAAGACCTGAACCATTCGGGAGCGCATAAGCTGAACCACTGTATGGGCGAGGCCTTGCTGGCCAAGCACCTCGGTAAAAAGAAACTGATTGCCGAAACCGGAGCGGGCCAACACGGGGTGGCCTTGGCCACTGCCGCAGCCTATTTCGGATTGGAGTGCGAAATACACATGGGCGAGGTCGATATTAAAAAACAGCATCCGAACGTGGTGCGTATGAAAATATTGGGGGCCGAGGTGGTGCCCGCGACCCACGGTCTAAAAACCTTGAAAGAAGCCGTCGATTCGGCCTTTGAAGCCTACCTTAAGGATCCCGAAAACACTATTTACTGCATCGGTTCGGTGGTGGGTCCCCACCCCTTTCCCATGATGGTCCGTGATTTTCAACGGGTGGTGGGAATCGAAGCCCGAGAGCAGTTTATGGATATGACCGGGGAATTGCCCGACCATGTCGTGGCCTGTGTGGGCGGAGGAAGTAATGCCATAGGGATATTCTCGGCATTTCTCGAAGACGATGATTGCAAACTGCACGGCGTTGAACCGGGAGGTCGCTCCTTGGAAATGGGTGAGCATGCCGCTACCATGACCTTTGGTACCCCAAACATCATCCACGGTTTTAAATGCTATACCCTACAGGATGAGAATGGCGACCCGGCACCGGTATATTCCGTGGCGAGCGGACTCGATTATCCGGGTGTCGGACCCGAGCACAGTATGCTCAAAGACATGGGGGCCGTCAACTACGACATCATCAACGACAAGGAAACCATAGACGCCTTTTACGAGCTAAGCCGACTGGAAGGGATCATTCCCGCCCTTGAAAGCTCCCACGCCGTTGCCTATGGTATAAAACTGGCCCAAGAGCATCCCCAGAAATCCATACTCATCAATTTGAGCGGTAGAGGGGATAAGGATATCGACTATGTGGTGGATACCTACGGCCTTCCGGAATAG
- a CDS encoding DNA/RNA non-specific endonuclease, producing MKYFAPNYLALFVLSSLFFVACSKEDYRPDPYTAQEVPLEGLAINGELDVPTYYYDNQGPHKHKPKGLVAKVVGFTETFESGSKGSYAAGSVTLSPSGEWYLDDALLGALANDRKFGAKSVRIRNSGALTMSFNMENGASSVLVRHAAYGNNGPSDWRLVASYDDGASWYFVGDTITTDSTTLNTVTFEVNETQSVRYGIYKVSGGANRINIDNIEIDINTSGGGDNPSMDSNLTFGNPSNAASSPDNYFLSKPDFSLSYNNSNGTANWVSWHLSTAWTGTTSRCNCFKSDTTLPNTFFRATTSDYTNSGFDRGHLCPSADRNGSEDSNENTYYMTNIAPQAPDNNQRSWANLENYLRSLTLEGNEVHIISGVLGTGGSGSKGAANTISNGEINVPDAFWKVALILPNGSNDIQRVTTSTRVIAVLVPNDQDINTDWIQFKTTVDNIESLTGYDLFENLSDPVESVLEATVDTEPSV from the coding sequence ATGAAGTATTTCGCCCCGAATTACCTTGCTCTTTTTGTTCTGTCCTCTCTTTTTTTCGTTGCTTGTTCTAAAGAGGATTACCGTCCCGATCCTTATACGGCCCAGGAAGTTCCTTTAGAAGGACTTGCCATTAATGGCGAATTGGATGTACCTACGTATTACTATGATAATCAGGGGCCACATAAACACAAACCCAAGGGCTTAGTGGCTAAGGTGGTCGGTTTTACCGAAACCTTTGAATCGGGCAGCAAGGGAAGTTATGCGGCGGGCAGTGTAACTTTATCCCCTTCAGGGGAGTGGTATCTTGACGATGCCCTTTTAGGGGCTTTGGCCAATGATCGAAAGTTTGGGGCCAAGTCGGTGCGAATTAGGAATAGCGGGGCATTGACCATGAGTTTTAATATGGAGAATGGCGCGAGCAGCGTTCTTGTACGCCATGCGGCCTACGGTAATAATGGCCCATCGGATTGGAGGTTGGTAGCGTCCTACGATGACGGTGCAAGCTGGTACTTTGTCGGGGATACCATAACAACGGATTCCACCACCTTGAATACGGTGACATTTGAGGTAAATGAAACGCAAAGCGTTCGGTACGGAATCTATAAGGTTTCTGGCGGGGCCAATAGGATCAATATCGATAATATTGAAATTGATATAAATACATCGGGTGGAGGCGATAACCCGTCTATGGATAGTAACCTAACCTTTGGCAATCCCTCCAACGCCGCATCTTCGCCCGATAATTACTTCCTCTCAAAACCGGATTTTAGCCTTTCCTACAATAATAGCAATGGAACGGCCAATTGGGTTAGCTGGCATTTGAGTACGGCATGGACGGGTACTACCTCAAGGTGTAACTGTTTTAAATCGGATACCACCCTGCCCAATACTTTCTTTAGGGCGACCACCAGCGACTATACCAATTCGGGCTTTGACCGAGGGCATTTGTGTCCTTCGGCAGACCGTAATGGTAGCGAGGACTCCAATGAGAATACCTATTATATGACCAATATCGCACCGCAGGCACCGGACAATAACCAGAGGTCATGGGCCAATCTTGAGAACTATCTGCGTTCGTTGACCTTGGAAGGTAATGAAGTCCATATCATTTCCGGAGTGCTAGGAACCGGGGGCTCGGGAAGTAAGGGGGCGGCAAACACCATATCAAATGGGGAGATAAACGTACCGGATGCCTTCTGGAAAGTAGCCTTGATCTTGCCTAATGGAAGCAATGATATTCAACGTGTGACCACCTCCACAAGGGTGATTGCCGTACTGGTTCCCAATGACCAAGACATCAATACGGATTGGATTCAATTCAAAACCACGGTAGACAACATAGAAAGCTTGACCGGTTATGACCTTTTTGAGAACCTATCCGATCCCGTAGAATCGGTTTTAGAGGCAACAGTCGATACCGAACCCTCGGTCTAG
- a CDS encoding START-like domain-containing protein — translation MDDKIKFELEFVVQSSPQLLYQYLSTPSGLSEWFADNVNSRGEMFSFIWDGSEEEAKLLKRKSDEFVRFTWVDNDDDSYFEMKIIVDEITKDVSLFITDFAEEDEVDEAKMLWRNQVSDLKQVLGSV, via the coding sequence ATGGACGATAAAATAAAATTTGAACTAGAATTTGTAGTACAATCCTCGCCACAGTTGCTATACCAGTATTTGTCAACTCCATCAGGGCTTTCCGAATGGTTTGCCGATAACGTGAACTCCAGAGGTGAAATGTTCAGTTTTATATGGGATGGCTCTGAAGAAGAAGCCAAATTATTGAAACGTAAAAGTGATGAGTTCGTTCGGTTCACATGGGTCGATAACGATGATGATTCATATTTTGAAATGAAGATCATAGTAGACGAAATCACTAAAGACGTATCCCTTTTTATAACCGATTTTGCCGAAGAGGATGAAGTTGACGAAGCTAAGATGCTTTGGCGTAACCAGGTAAGTGATCTCAAACAGGTTTTGGGCTCTGTATAA
- a CDS encoding aminotransferase class IV, with protein MVNYNGDLLGKNTNFLNHNNRGLRYGDALFETMRMVGGKLFFWEDHYLRLMASMRILRMEIPMHFTMEFLEEEIKKTIAANEGIGEQLRVRLSVHRNDGGLYTPLTNDISYIIEVAPLKEAFYVVDESPYEVELFKDFYVNRDMLSTLKTNNKIINVVGSIFAEENGYQNCLLLNNDKQIVESLNANVFLVKDGKVKTPPLEDGCLNGIVRKKMIEILSKLENFDFEEASISPFELQKADELFVTNSVVGIRPITKYRKKEFGNKVAKELLGKLNAIARLA; from the coding sequence ATGGTAAACTACAACGGAGACCTTTTAGGAAAAAACACGAATTTTTTAAACCATAACAATCGCGGACTACGCTATGGCGACGCTCTTTTTGAAACCATGAGAATGGTCGGGGGAAAGTTGTTCTTTTGGGAAGACCATTATCTTAGGCTTATGGCATCTATGCGTATCCTCCGTATGGAAATCCCTATGCATTTTACCATGGAATTTTTGGAGGAGGAAATCAAAAAGACCATTGCGGCCAACGAGGGTATAGGCGAACAGCTCCGGGTGCGATTGTCCGTCCACCGAAACGATGGCGGCCTCTACACCCCCTTAACCAACGATATTTCATATATCATCGAGGTAGCGCCCCTAAAAGAGGCCTTTTATGTGGTAGACGAAAGTCCGTATGAAGTAGAACTTTTCAAGGATTTCTATGTGAATCGCGATATGCTTTCGACCCTAAAGACCAATAATAAGATCATTAATGTGGTGGGTAGTATTTTTGCCGAAGAAAACGGCTATCAAAACTGTCTTTTGCTCAATAACGACAAACAGATCGTAGAATCATTGAACGCCAATGTTTTTTTGGTGAAGGATGGAAAGGTGAAGACCCCACCTCTAGAAGATGGTTGCCTGAACGGAATCGTGCGTAAAAAAATGATCGAGATACTTTCTAAACTCGAAAATTTCGATTTTGAGGAAGCATCCATATCGCCCTTTGAACTACAAAAGGCCGATGAGTTGTTTGTAACCAATAGTGTAGTGGGCATACGCCCCATTACAAAGTACCGTAAAAAAGAATTTGGGAACAAGGTGGCCAAGGAGCTGCTGGGCAAACTAAATGCCATAGCAAGACTCGCATAG
- a CDS encoding YqgE/AlgH family protein, whose protein sequence is MVELKPTKGKLLIAEPTLTGDVSFNRSVVLLAEHNDEGSVGFILNKPLEYSISDLITEIEIPFQVYNGGPVEQDNLYFIHKVPELITNSIEISDGIYWGGDFENTIQLINKKVISEEDIRFFLGYSGWSSLQLDQELSSRSWIVVENDYESALIHKSADAFWKEKMVELGGNYLLWSNSPENPSLN, encoded by the coding sequence ATGGTAGAACTTAAACCAACTAAGGGCAAACTCCTAATCGCCGAACCGACCTTGACCGGTGACGTTTCCTTTAACCGTTCGGTTGTTCTTTTGGCGGAACACAACGATGAAGGTTCTGTTGGATTTATCTTGAACAAACCTTTGGAATACAGTATCAGCGACCTTATCACCGAGATAGAGATTCCTTTTCAAGTCTATAACGGAGGCCCTGTAGAACAAGACAACCTATATTTTATCCATAAGGTACCCGAACTCATTACCAATAGCATAGAAATCTCCGATGGGATTTATTGGGGCGGTGACTTTGAGAATACGATCCAACTGATCAATAAAAAAGTAATTTCGGAAGAAGACATCCGTTTCTTTTTGGGCTACTCGGGCTGGTCTTCCCTACAACTCGACCAAGAGCTCTCGTCTAGATCGTGGATAGTGGTCGAAAACGATTATGAAAGCGCCCTTATCCATAAATCGGCGGATGCCTTTTGGAAGGAAAAAATGGTAGAACTGGGCGGTAATTACCTCCTATGGTCCAACTCCCCTGAAAACCCTAGCCTGAACTAA
- a CDS encoding HU family DNA-binding protein — MNKTELIDAMAADAGITKAAAKKALESFLGNVEGSLKKGNRVSLVGFGSWSVSKRNAREGRNPSTGKTIKIAAKNVVKFKAGSDLANSVN; from the coding sequence ATGAACAAAACAGAATTAATCGATGCAATGGCAGCAGATGCCGGCATCACTAAAGCCGCAGCCAAAAAAGCATTAGAGTCTTTCTTAGGAAACGTTGAGGGTTCTCTAAAAAAAGGTAACCGAGTTTCTTTGGTTGGTTTTGGATCTTGGTCAGTATCTAAGAGAAATGCAAGAGAAGGAAGAAACCCATCAACTGGAAAAACCATCAAAATTGCAGCTAAGAACGTTGTTAAGTTCAAAGCAGGTTCTGATTTGGCAAATTCAGTAAACTAG
- the fmt gene encoding methionyl-tRNA formyltransferase, giving the protein MKDLRIVFMGTPEFATTILAKLVENGHKVVGVITAPDRPAGRGRSLQQSHVKQYAVEKGLKVLQPTNLKNEAFLAELKALNANIQVVVAFRMLPKAVWAMPEYGTFNLHASLLPDYRGAAPINWAIINGERETGVTTFFIDDKIDTGEIILQEKTEIEEDTTAGELHDKLMVMGADLVLKTLKLISEDKISTVAQPQNKKLKEAFKIHKETCQIDWQKPMDAIYDHIRGLSPYPAAWTHLKNGEEEIFVKIYEAMKEKTHHDLRVGDIVFDKKEMKVAVENGFIKLLEIQLPGKRKMKTKDVLNGLKIEKNAQMA; this is encoded by the coding sequence ATGAAAGATTTACGCATAGTCTTTATGGGAACCCCAGAGTTCGCCACAACCATTTTGGCAAAACTGGTCGAAAACGGCCATAAGGTGGTAGGGGTCATTACCGCACCGGACCGACCCGCCGGCCGGGGCCGAAGCCTGCAGCAATCACATGTAAAACAATATGCCGTTGAAAAAGGGCTTAAAGTCTTACAGCCCACCAACCTGAAGAACGAAGCGTTTTTGGCCGAGTTAAAGGCCCTGAACGCCAACATACAGGTAGTCGTGGCATTTCGAATGTTGCCGAAGGCCGTTTGGGCCATGCCCGAATACGGTACTTTTAACCTGCACGCATCGCTATTGCCCGATTATCGCGGTGCCGCCCCCATCAACTGGGCCATTATAAACGGGGAAAGGGAAACCGGGGTCACCACATTCTTTATAGACGATAAGATCGATACCGGGGAAATCATATTACAGGAAAAAACGGAGATCGAAGAAGATACCACCGCGGGTGAACTGCACGACAAATTGATGGTCATGGGCGCCGACCTGGTATTAAAGACCTTAAAGCTTATTTCGGAAGATAAGATAAGTACGGTGGCACAGCCCCAGAACAAAAAACTAAAAGAAGCCTTTAAAATACATAAGGAAACCTGCCAAATCGATTGGCAAAAACCCATGGATGCCATTTACGATCATATTCGTGGACTTAGTCCCTACCCTGCCGCATGGACCCATCTAAAAAACGGGGAAGAAGAGATTTTTGTAAAAATCTACGAAGCGATGAAGGAAAAAACGCACCACGATTTAAGGGTGGGCGACATCGTGTTCGATAAGAAGGAAATGAAAGTGGCGGTCGAAAACGGGTTTATCAAGCTCCTAGAAATACAGCTTCCGGGCAAGCGAAAAATGAAAACCAAGGATGTTTTAAATGGTCTGAAAATCGAAAAAAACGCCCAAATGGCCTAA